From the Ruminiclostridium josui JCM 17888 genome, one window contains:
- the mmsA gene encoding multiple monosaccharide ABC transporter ATP-binding protein: MAEFILEMRNITKLFPGVRALDNVNFKVRKGEIHALVGENGAGKSTLMNVLSGIYPHGTYAGDIIFDDQECIFSNIKDSEKMGIVIIHQELALEPYLSIGENIFLRNERAKYGFINWNKTHVQATELLKKVRLKDDPYTLVSEIGVGKQQLVEIAKALAKNVKLLILDEPTAALNEDDSENLLKLILELKAEGITSIIISHKLNEVLEVADTITVLRDGATIETIKKDEDLTEDRIIKGMVGRQLVDRFPKRIPKIGDINFEIKNWNVYDPAIEGKKVIKNVNLNVRKGEIVGIAGLMGSGRTELAMSVFGKAYGKNISGEIIKDGKKIELHNIKQAIDNGLAYVTEDRKSAGLILMQDIKNNISLAGIQKLKKNMLVDENQEIRVAEDFRKKMNIKSPSILQKTGNLSGGNQQKVVLSKWIYTEPDVLILDEPTRGIDVGAKYEIYTIINRLVDEGKSVIIISSELPEILGMSDRVYVMNEGRIVGELDRSQASQESIMKCIMQSNREVV, encoded by the coding sequence ATGGCAGAGTTTATACTTGAAATGAGAAATATTACAAAGCTTTTTCCCGGAGTAAGAGCCCTTGACAACGTTAATTTTAAAGTGCGAAAAGGAGAAATCCACGCACTTGTTGGAGAGAATGGAGCGGGAAAATCCACATTGATGAATGTACTAAGTGGAATTTACCCCCATGGCACTTACGCAGGAGATATTATTTTTGATGATCAGGAATGTATTTTTAGTAATATTAAAGACAGTGAAAAGATGGGAATCGTTATCATTCACCAGGAATTAGCATTAGAACCTTATCTTTCTATTGGCGAAAACATATTCTTGCGTAATGAAAGGGCAAAGTACGGTTTTATAAACTGGAACAAAACTCATGTTCAAGCAACGGAACTGTTGAAAAAAGTACGTCTTAAAGATGACCCATATACACTTGTTTCAGAAATTGGTGTAGGTAAACAACAATTGGTGGAAATTGCAAAAGCCCTTGCCAAGAACGTTAAATTACTTATACTGGATGAGCCTACAGCTGCATTAAATGAAGATGATTCAGAAAATCTCTTAAAGCTTATACTCGAGTTAAAAGCAGAAGGAATCACTTCTATTATAATTTCTCACAAGCTTAACGAAGTTTTGGAAGTAGCTGATACTATTACTGTTCTTCGTGATGGAGCTACTATCGAAACTATAAAAAAAGATGAGGATTTAACTGAAGACAGAATAATAAAGGGAATGGTTGGACGTCAGCTGGTTGACAGATTTCCAAAACGTATACCTAAAATCGGTGATATTAATTTCGAAATTAAGAACTGGAATGTTTATGATCCTGCTATCGAAGGGAAAAAAGTTATAAAGAACGTAAACCTGAATGTTAGAAAGGGCGAAATAGTAGGGATTGCCGGTTTAATGGGATCGGGAAGAACCGAACTTGCAATGAGTGTATTTGGAAAGGCGTACGGTAAAAATATCAGCGGAGAGATTATCAAAGACGGAAAGAAGATTGAACTTCACAATATAAAACAAGCAATTGATAATGGGTTGGCTTATGTAACTGAGGACAGAAAGTCAGCAGGTCTTATCCTTATGCAGGATATAAAAAATAATATATCTCTGGCGGGAATTCAAAAACTCAAGAAAAATATGCTTGTAGATGAGAATCAGGAAATTCGCGTTGCTGAGGATTTCCGTAAAAAAATGAATATTAAGTCTCCAAGTATATTACAAAAAACCGGTAATTTATCAGGAGGAAATCAGCAAAAAGTTGTTTTAAGTAAATGGATATATACTGAGCCGGATGTGCTGATTCTGGATGAACCTACAAGAGGTATCGATGTCGGAGCCAAATATGAAATATATACCATAATAAACAGACTGGTAGACGAAGGAAAGTCAGTTATTATCATATCATCAGAGCTTCCAGAAATACTTGGTATGAGTGATAGGGTATATGTCATGAACGAAGGAAGGATTGTAGGAGAACTTGACAGGAGTCAAGCATCACAGGAAAGCATTATGAAATGCATTATGCAGAGTAACAGGGAGGTAGTATAA
- the thiD gene encoding bifunctional hydroxymethylpyrimidine kinase/phosphomethylpyrimidine kinase, producing the protein MKKVLTIAGSDCSGGAGVQADLKTFAANGVYGMSVIVSVVAENTCRVIDIQDITPDMIKKQMDAVFEDIIPDAVKIGMLSGKECMEAVAEKLEKYKPVNVVIDPVMIAKGGHALMKEDSLEFFIKRLIPLAGILTPNIPEAEAITGIEITTVEDMKKAALRIYEMGADSVLLKGGHLDGDALDILFDGKEFYIYSTKRIQTKNTHGTGCTLSSAIASNLALGLSFPAAVEKAKAFVTMAIEHSLEIGKGHGPTNHLYGVYKNGLDYWRLL; encoded by the coding sequence ATGAAAAAAGTATTGACTATTGCCGGGTCTGATTGCAGTGGAGGAGCAGGAGTTCAGGCAGATTTAAAAACTTTTGCTGCTAATGGTGTCTATGGAATGAGTGTTATTGTTTCAGTGGTAGCAGAGAATACCTGTAGAGTTATTGATATTCAGGATATAACCCCTGATATGATTAAAAAGCAGATGGATGCAGTTTTTGAGGACATAATACCTGATGCTGTAAAAATAGGTATGCTGTCAGGTAAGGAGTGTATGGAAGCGGTTGCTGAAAAATTGGAAAAGTATAAGCCTGTAAATGTGGTTATTGATCCTGTAATGATTGCAAAAGGCGGTCATGCATTAATGAAAGAAGACTCTTTGGAGTTTTTTATAAAAAGGTTGATACCTTTGGCAGGCATACTAACTCCAAATATTCCGGAGGCTGAGGCAATAACCGGAATAGAGATAACTACCGTAGAGGATATGAAAAAGGCGGCTCTTAGAATATATGAAATGGGTGCGGACAGTGTTCTTCTAAAAGGAGGACATTTGGACGGAGACGCATTAGACATACTTTTTGACGGAAAAGAATTTTACATATATTCAACAAAAAGAATCCAGACAAAAAATACTCACGGAACAGGGTGTACATTATCCTCTGCCATAGCCTCAAACCTTGCTTTGGGACTGTCCTTTCCAGCAGCGGTTGAAAAGGCAAAAGCATTTGTCACAATGGCAATTGAGCATTCACTTGAAATCGGAAAGGGGCATGGCCCCACAAATCATTTATATGGAGTTTATAAAAACGGATTGGATTATTGGAGGTTACTATGA
- the mmsB gene encoding multiple monosaccharide ABC transporter permease → METIKNIFKNNIRQYAMLIALVVIMAFFQIATKGVLLLPMNVSNLILQNSYVLILAVGMTLCILTGGNIDLSVGSVCAFIGGIMGIFVINMKMNVGLAILLCLLIGLVIGIWQGFWIAYVRIPAFIVTLAGMLIFRGLTITMLKGLTLSPFPESFTNISAGYIPDIFGGFGTKLNMLTLVVGLIVSIIYIYLEIKKRAERKKYDFEVTPGYLFVIQLILVVAAIGVFTYWLAIYKGIPIILALIGILILAYSIFTMKTVPGRYLYAMGGNEKAAKLSGINTNKVLFFSYVNMAVLAALAGITFTARLNAASPQAGVNFELDAIAACFIGGASAYGGIGTVVGGVIGALVMGVLNNGMSILGVGSDMQMTIKGLVLLVAVAFDVFSKSKSK, encoded by the coding sequence ATGGAAACAATTAAAAATATTTTCAAAAATAACATAAGACAGTATGCCATGCTGATTGCCTTGGTTGTAATAATGGCATTCTTTCAGATTGCAACGAAGGGTGTCCTTCTGTTACCAATGAACGTGTCAAACTTGATACTTCAAAACAGCTATGTCCTTATTCTTGCAGTTGGTATGACCCTATGTATTTTAACCGGCGGTAACATAGACCTTTCGGTAGGCTCAGTTTGCGCTTTCATTGGCGGAATCATGGGTATTTTTGTAATTAATATGAAGATGAATGTTGGACTTGCCATTTTACTATGCCTCTTAATTGGTCTTGTTATTGGAATTTGGCAAGGTTTCTGGATAGCATATGTAAGAATTCCTGCATTTATTGTTACCTTGGCCGGAATGCTTATTTTCAGAGGTCTTACAATAACTATGCTCAAAGGATTAACTCTTTCACCTTTCCCTGAAAGCTTCACTAATATCAGTGCAGGTTACATTCCTGATATATTTGGTGGGTTTGGTACAAAACTTAACATGTTGACTTTAGTTGTAGGATTAATTGTTTCAATTATATATATCTATCTTGAAATTAAGAAAAGAGCAGAAAGAAAGAAATATGATTTTGAAGTTACACCTGGATATCTGTTCGTAATCCAATTAATTCTTGTGGTAGCAGCAATAGGCGTTTTCACATACTGGTTGGCTATTTACAAGGGAATTCCAATAATCCTTGCATTAATCGGTATTTTGATACTGGCTTATTCAATATTTACAATGAAGACAGTACCTGGACGTTATCTTTATGCAATGGGTGGAAATGAAAAAGCTGCAAAACTATCAGGTATAAATACTAACAAGGTTCTTTTCTTCTCATATGTAAATATGGCGGTATTAGCTGCTCTTGCAGGTATAACTTTCACAGCACGTCTTAATGCAGCTTCCCCTCAAGCAGGAGTTAACTTTGAACTTGATGCTATCGCAGCCTGCTTTATAGGTGGGGCGTCTGCTTACGGTGGTATAGGAACAGTTGTTGGAGGCGTTATTGGTGCCCTGGTTATGGGAGTTCTGAATAACGGTATGTCAATACTTGGAGTAGGCAGTGACATGCAGATGACAATCAAAGGTCTTGTATTATTGGTAGCAGTTGCATTTGATGTATTTTCTAAATCAAAATCAAAATAA
- the thiM gene encoding hydroxyethylthiazole kinase — MSDYTKQIANLIADVRNKKPLIHNITNYVTVNDCANVVLAIGASPIMADDINEAADITSISSALVINIGTLNKRTVESMLVSGKKANEKGIPVIFDPVGAGASTLRNEVTRTILNTVKINVLRGNLSEVSYIAGLNATTKGVDASAADIESNDATTVAKKAAEKLGCIVAVTGAVDVISDGKNLITISNGHRMLSNVTGTGCMTTALVGSFCGAERDYFKAAVAGVTVMGIAGEIAFEAAGHKGTGSYHIAIIDAISKMNDNILGEKARINEI, encoded by the coding sequence ATGAGTGATTATACAAAGCAAATAGCAAACTTAATTGCTGATGTCAGAAATAAAAAGCCCCTTATTCATAATATTACAAATTATGTAACCGTAAATGATTGTGCAAATGTTGTTCTAGCAATAGGTGCATCACCTATAATGGCAGATGATATTAATGAGGCTGCGGATATCACATCCATTTCTTCCGCACTTGTAATAAATATAGGGACATTAAACAAAAGAACTGTGGAATCAATGCTAGTATCCGGCAAAAAAGCAAATGAGAAGGGGATTCCCGTTATATTTGATCCTGTGGGGGCAGGGGCCTCAACATTAAGAAATGAAGTCACAAGAACTATTTTAAATACAGTAAAAATAAATGTTTTGCGAGGAAATTTGTCTGAGGTATCATACATAGCCGGACTTAATGCAACAACAAAAGGTGTTGATGCATCAGCTGCTGATATTGAATCCAATGACGCTACCACCGTTGCAAAAAAAGCCGCTGAAAAGCTCGGATGTATTGTAGCAGTAACCGGAGCTGTTGATGTAATTTCAGACGGTAAAAATCTTATAACTATCTCCAATGGACATAGAATGCTGTCAAATGTTACGGGAACGGGGTGTATGACTACTGCTTTGGTTGGCTCATTTTGCGGGGCAGAAAGAGATTATTTCAAAGCTGCTGTGGCAGGAGTGACGGTAATGGGAATAGCGGGAGAAATTGCTTTTGAAGCCGCAGGACATAAAGGTACGGGCAGCTATCATATTGCTATTATTGATGCTATTAGTAAAATGAATGATAATATTTTGGGAGAGAAGGCAAGAATAAATGAAATCTAA
- the thiC gene encoding phosphomethylpyrimidine synthase ThiC, producing MNYKTQMEAAKKGIITNEMRIVAKKESMDENKLRELVGEGKIAIPANINHKSLSPEGIGQGLRTKINVNLGISGDCPDYTKEMEKVDMSIKFGVEAIMDLSNYGKTNTFRKELIKRSPAMIGTVPMYDAIGYLEKDLMDIKASDFLKVVEAHAAEGVDFMTIHAGINKRAVECFKRSKRLTNIVSRGGSLLFAWMEMTGNENPFYEYYDDFLEILREYDVTISLGDALRPGSINDSSDAGQLSELIELGNLTKRAWEKDVQVMVEGPGHMAINEIAANMTIQKRLCHGAPFYVLGPLVTDIAPGYDHITSAIGGAIAAANGADFLCYVTPAEHLRLPDLSDVKEGIVASKIAAHAADIAKGIPNAREIDNKMSDARRRIDWEEMFSYAIDEDKARAYFESTPPADRHTCSMCGKMCAMRTTNKILAGEKVEFVTEK from the coding sequence ATGAATTACAAAACGCAGATGGAAGCGGCAAAAAAAGGTATTATTACAAATGAAATGAGGATTGTTGCTAAAAAGGAGTCAATGGACGAAAACAAGCTTCGTGAGCTTGTTGGTGAGGGTAAAATAGCCATTCCGGCAAATATAAACCACAAGTCCTTGAGCCCAGAGGGAATAGGTCAGGGGCTTAGAACAAAAATCAATGTAAACCTGGGTATATCAGGAGACTGTCCTGACTACACAAAAGAAATGGAAAAGGTTGATATGTCAATTAAATTTGGCGTTGAAGCCATAATGGACCTTAGTAATTACGGTAAGACAAACACTTTCCGCAAAGAGCTTATTAAGCGTTCTCCTGCCATGATAGGAACAGTTCCCATGTATGATGCAATAGGCTATCTTGAAAAGGACTTAATGGATATTAAGGCTTCGGACTTTTTGAAAGTTGTTGAGGCTCATGCTGCAGAAGGTGTGGACTTTATGACAATCCATGCAGGAATAAATAAACGTGCTGTTGAGTGCTTCAAACGCTCAAAGAGGCTTACTAACATTGTTTCAAGAGGAGGTTCCCTTCTTTTTGCGTGGATGGAAATGACTGGAAATGAAAATCCTTTTTATGAATATTATGATGATTTCCTTGAAATTCTTAGGGAATATGATGTAACAATTAGTCTTGGAGATGCATTGAGACCAGGCAGTATCAACGATAGTTCAGATGCAGGACAGTTAAGTGAACTTATAGAACTGGGTAACCTTACAAAACGTGCATGGGAAAAGGATGTACAGGTGATGGTTGAAGGACCAGGTCATATGGCTATTAATGAAATAGCCGCAAATATGACTATTCAGAAGAGACTGTGCCACGGAGCACCTTTCTATGTACTAGGGCCTTTGGTAACTGACATAGCACCGGGCTATGACCATATTACTTCGGCAATTGGCGGAGCAATTGCAGCTGCAAACGGTGCAGATTTCTTGTGTTATGTAACTCCTGCAGAGCATTTAAGATTACCTGACCTTTCGGATGTAAAAGAAGGAATTGTTGCTTCGAAAATTGCTGCTCATGCTGCCGATATTGCTAAGGGAATACCCAATGCACGTGAAATTGATAACAAAATGAGCGATGCCAGACGACGAATTGACTGGGAAGAAATGTTCTCATATGCTATTGACGAAGATAAGGCAAGAGCATATTTTGAAAGCACACCTCCAGCTGACAGACATACTTGCTCAATGTGCGGAAAAATGTGTGCTATGAGGACTACAAATAAGATTTTAGCCGGTGAAAAGGTGGAGTTTGTAACAGAGAAATAG
- a CDS encoding glycosyltransferase family 2 protein: MKRITTTTGLKNKKKKIYIPVKNKFIISMAVGLIWMALSIYFSIPWIVDLSLYITLPISILVIAGIAYIPGYMNAFMISSLLLDRQPELKNSTPKVPVTILIACYNEEKSVENTIKYVASQDYEGEIKIIVIDNNSKDKTAEAAIEAGEKMNLNLKVIHESTPGKNFALNAALEYVETEYALTLDADTLLHKSALRNIVARMESSPDDVCAVAGTVLVRNSRGNILARIQEWDYFLGIASIKRLQGLFQSTLVAQGAFSLYKTELIRKVGGWPDAIGEDIVLTWSFLRNNCRVYFEPSAVAFTDVPTSLKHFFRQRSRWARGMVEALKLFKPWSQPIYSARYLTGCNLFMPFMDFVYTFCWLPGLILAFFGHFWIVGPATLFVIPLALFQNFILYTYQKGVFKSLNLRIRKNIIGFILYVLFYQMLMSPISVWGYIQETLKLRRIWK; encoded by the coding sequence ATGAAGCGGATAACTACAACAACTGGGTTAAAGAACAAGAAGAAAAAGATTTATATCCCTGTAAAAAACAAGTTTATAATAAGCATGGCTGTGGGACTAATATGGATGGCTCTATCCATCTATTTTTCCATACCATGGATTGTTGATTTATCACTTTACATAACTTTGCCCATTTCTATACTGGTAATTGCCGGTATAGCATATATTCCCGGATATATGAATGCCTTCATGATATCAAGCCTATTATTGGATAGGCAGCCCGAACTTAAAAATTCCACACCCAAAGTCCCTGTAACCATACTGATTGCATGCTATAACGAGGAAAAAAGTGTTGAAAACACTATTAAATATGTAGCATCACAGGATTATGAGGGAGAAATAAAAATAATAGTAATAGATAATAATTCAAAGGACAAAACAGCAGAAGCTGCAATAGAAGCAGGAGAAAAAATGAATCTCAATCTAAAGGTAATACATGAGAGTACTCCAGGTAAGAACTTTGCTTTAAATGCAGCACTGGAATATGTAGAAACAGAATATGCTTTGACACTTGATGCAGATACATTGCTGCATAAATCTGCTTTGAGGAATATTGTTGCCCGTATGGAAAGTTCTCCTGACGATGTATGCGCTGTTGCAGGAACTGTTTTGGTCAGAAACAGTCGTGGAAATATACTAGCCAGAATTCAAGAATGGGACTATTTTTTAGGTATCGCAAGTATTAAAAGATTGCAGGGCTTATTTCAAAGCACATTGGTAGCACAGGGAGCTTTTTCATTGTACAAGACTGAGCTGATTAGAAAAGTAGGCGGATGGCCTGATGCAATCGGTGAGGATATAGTTTTGACTTGGAGTTTTCTAAGAAATAATTGCCGGGTTTATTTTGAGCCGTCGGCAGTTGCATTTACAGATGTTCCAACCTCCTTGAAACATTTTTTTAGACAAAGAAGCAGGTGGGCCAGAGGAATGGTTGAGGCTTTGAAGCTATTTAAGCCTTGGTCCCAACCAATTTATTCTGCGAGATATCTTACAGGGTGCAACCTATTTATGCCATTTATGGATTTTGTGTATACATTTTGCTGGCTGCCAGGGTTGATACTGGCCTTTTTCGGGCATTTTTGGATTGTGGGCCCGGCGACACTTTTTGTAATACCACTTGCACTATTCCAGAATTTTATATTGTACACCTATCAAAAGGGTGTTTTTAAATCTTTAAATTTACGCATAAGAAAAAATATTATAGGATTTATTTTATATGTTTTATTTTATCAGATGTTAATGAGTCCTATTTCTGTCTGGGGCTACATTCAGGAAACCCTTAAGCTTCGAAGAATATGGAAATGA
- the chvE gene encoding multiple monosaccharide ABC transporter substrate-binding protein, which yields MKKVIALILVAVLSVGMLAACGTSTDNSSSSASSAATTDSAKGTDTATGGQLIGVAMPTQSLQRWNQDGANMKKELEGKGYKVDLQYANNDVNTQIQQIENMIVKGSKVLVIAAIDGSALTDVLKKAADNGVKVIAYDRLIMKSPNVDYYATFDNFKVGVIQGQYIESKLGLKDGKGPFNIELFGGSPDDNNANFFFNGAYSVLKPYIDSGKLVVTSGQKDFAKIAIQGWDSAKAQARMDNLITANYAGGKKLDAILSPNDSLAIGIIASLKNAGFGSSDKPYPIITGQDCDKPNVIAMINGQQSMSIFKDTRTLASKVVEMVDALLQGKEAPVNDTETYNNDSKVVPSFLCDPVYADKDNYKQILVESGYYSEADLK from the coding sequence ATGAAAAAGGTAATCGCTTTGATTTTGGTGGCAGTCCTTTCAGTAGGTATGCTTGCTGCTTGTGGAACTTCAACTGATAATTCTTCATCATCAGCTTCATCAGCAGCAACAACTGATTCTGCAAAAGGTACAGACACAGCTACTGGCGGACAATTAATTGGTGTAGCAATGCCTACTCAGTCATTACAACGTTGGAACCAAGATGGTGCTAACATGAAGAAGGAACTTGAAGGAAAAGGCTACAAGGTTGATCTTCAGTATGCTAACAATGATGTAAACACTCAAATTCAGCAGATTGAAAACATGATTGTTAAGGGTAGTAAAGTTCTTGTTATTGCAGCTATTGACGGTTCAGCTCTCACTGACGTTTTGAAAAAAGCAGCAGATAATGGAGTAAAAGTAATAGCTTATGACAGACTTATTATGAAAAGTCCTAACGTAGACTATTATGCTACATTTGATAATTTCAAGGTTGGTGTTATTCAAGGTCAATATATTGAATCAAAATTGGGTCTTAAAGATGGAAAAGGACCATTCAATATTGAACTTTTTGGTGGATCACCTGATGATAATAATGCAAATTTCTTCTTTAACGGTGCATATAGTGTTTTGAAACCTTATATAGACAGTGGTAAGCTTGTTGTAACAAGCGGTCAGAAAGATTTTGCAAAAATAGCAATCCAAGGTTGGGATTCTGCAAAAGCACAGGCAAGAATGGACAATCTGATTACAGCTAATTATGCAGGCGGTAAGAAACTTGATGCAATTCTTTCACCAAATGACAGTCTTGCAATAGGTATTATTGCATCTCTCAAAAATGCAGGTTTTGGTAGCAGTGACAAACCATATCCTATTATCACAGGACAGGACTGCGACAAACCAAACGTTATAGCAATGATTAACGGACAACAGTCAATGTCAATATTCAAGGATACTAGAACTCTTGCTTCAAAGGTTGTTGAAATGGTAGACGCTCTGTTGCAGGGTAAAGAAGCTCCTGTTAACGACACTGAGACATATAACAACGATAGCAAAGTAGTTCCTTCATTCCTCTGCGATCCTGTATACGCTGATAAAGACAACTACAAGCAAATTCTTGTTGAAAGCGGATATTACAGTGAAGCTGACCTGAAGTAA
- the thiE gene encoding thiamine phosphate synthase: MKSKIDYTLYLVTDRELMSTKTLEEAVEQAILGGCTLVQLREKTASSREFYQTALKVKAITDKYKVSLIINDRVDIALAIGADGVHVGQSDLPAAVVRKIIGKDRILGVSAESVEKALEAQRDGADYIGVGALFTTSTKTDAKAVSIETLMTITKEISIPVVGIGGINAQNAAKLKNTGISGIAVVSAIIAQKDIKLSAKKMLEIFGKKA, from the coding sequence ATGAAATCTAAAATTGATTATACCCTTTATCTTGTAACCGACCGTGAATTAATGAGCACCAAAACACTGGAGGAAGCAGTAGAACAGGCGATATTGGGAGGTTGTACATTGGTTCAGCTACGTGAAAAAACAGCTTCTTCCCGAGAATTTTACCAAACTGCACTTAAAGTAAAAGCAATAACAGACAAGTATAAGGTATCCCTTATTATAAATGACAGAGTTGATATCGCATTGGCAATAGGAGCTGACGGAGTTCATGTAGGGCAGAGTGATTTGCCGGCTGCTGTTGTAAGGAAAATTATAGGTAAAGACAGAATACTTGGTGTATCGGCTGAATCTGTTGAGAAAGCACTAGAAGCTCAAAGAGACGGTGCTGATTATATCGGAGTAGGAGCCTTGTTTACTACAAGCACAAAAACAGATGCAAAGGCCGTATCTATAGAGACTCTAATGACAATTACGAAAGAAATATCAATACCAGTAGTAGGAATAGGTGGAATAAATGCACAGAATGCAGCTAAACTGAAAAATACGGGAATAAGCGGGATTGCCGTAGTATCAGCTATTATTGCACAAAAGGATATAAAATTATCTGCTAAAAAAATGCTTGAAATTTTTGGGAAAAAAGCTTAA
- a CDS encoding substrate-binding domain-containing protein — translation MNKNSFFKKTKFVYLILVLLIALPGCGGSIPEKSQVTEPSTSYEENSNITPNKDITIAMVPKSLDNPVFLDALEQGERIGRELGVKVEWLGPMQSDTNVQIAIVESLIRRKVDGIVISCIDPAKIKPVINKAVQAGIKVATFDSDSPDSNRLFYCGTDNYAAGVACGKALIKEAKARGKDKKVLNLLIMTADKESNNLNKRLNGFLETAREGGIQLNIIDTLYCNDDVNIAGDMLEKHIRTEDTPDVFFSTGGWPFVSPPESLPGFHAWCKDGGISILVDTYYPVLEAAEKGLADSLVGQNFNKMGELSIKNLYKAIKGEKIPSSFINTGLELGDKSNFAKLLEGKQRWEIK, via the coding sequence ATGAATAAAAATAGTTTTTTCAAAAAAACCAAATTCGTTTACTTAATATTGGTATTACTTATAGCTTTACCGGGATGCGGCGGTTCAATACCTGAAAAAAGTCAGGTAACTGAGCCAAGCACATCTTATGAGGAAAATTCAAATATTACTCCAAATAAGGACATTACAATAGCAATGGTTCCGAAATCTTTGGATAATCCCGTTTTTCTTGATGCACTTGAACAAGGTGAACGCATTGGTAGGGAATTAGGGGTAAAAGTTGAATGGCTTGGGCCTATGCAGTCTGACACAAATGTACAGATTGCTATAGTAGAGAGCCTTATCCGACGCAAAGTAGACGGAATTGTCATTAGTTGTATTGATCCCGCTAAAATAAAGCCTGTTATTAACAAAGCAGTCCAGGCAGGTATAAAGGTTGCTACATTTGATTCGGATTCTCCTGATAGTAATAGGCTTTTCTACTGCGGCACCGACAATTATGCGGCTGGTGTAGCTTGCGGAAAAGCTCTGATAAAAGAAGCTAAGGCAAGGGGAAAGGACAAGAAGGTACTAAATCTTTTAATAATGACTGCAGATAAAGAAAGTAACAATCTTAACAAGCGACTCAATGGTTTTCTTGAAACTGCTCGTGAAGGAGGAATTCAACTTAATATAATAGATACACTGTATTGCAATGACGATGTTAATATTGCAGGAGATATGCTTGAAAAGCATATTAGAACAGAGGATACCCCGGACGTCTTTTTTAGTACGGGAGGTTGGCCTTTTGTTTCACCGCCGGAATCACTTCCGGGCTTTCATGCATGGTGTAAAGATGGAGGAATTTCTATTCTTGTAGATACCTATTATCCGGTGTTGGAAGCTGCTGAAAAGGGCTTGGCGGATTCTTTGGTGGGACAGAATTTTAATAAGATGGGTGAACTGAGTATAAAAAATTTGTATAAAGCAATTAAGGGCGAAAAGATTCCTTCAAGTTTTATAAATACAGGACTTGAATTGGGTGATAAGAGTAATTTTGCTAAACTCCTTGAGGGAAAACAAAGATGGGAGATAAAATAG